The nucleotide window GGGTTCGATCTATCTTCAAATCCGCGCGACGTCGCGATCGTCGCCGGCGGCGTGGGCATCGCATCGGTGCTGCTGCCCGCACAAACGCTGCTCGCCGCGGGAGCGCGCGTGCGCCTCTTCTACGGCGCGCGCAATCGCGAACTGCTCGTGGAGCGCGAACGTTTCGAGCGCGAAGGCTGCGAAGTGATTCTCGCGACCGACGACGGGAGTTTGGGGCACCATGGTTACATCACGCAGGCGCTCGAAGGGGCCGACCCGCCGGGCCTCATCCTGGCGTGCGGCCCGACGCCGATGCTGCGCGCCGTCGCACGCGTTGCCGAAACGCTCGGCGTACGAGCGCAACTCTCACTCGAGGAAACGTTTGCGTGCGGCGTCGGCGGCTGTTGGGGTTGCGTGGTGCCGTTGATCGGGACGAGCGCGCAAGCACCCAGCTTTCCACCGCTCGAGCGCGGCGGCAGCGACGTGGTCTACGCGCGCATCTGTAAAGAGGGCCCCGTCTTTTGGGCGCACGAGCTACGATGGTAGGCGCAAACGACCTGCGCGATGTCGATCTTACGACGAAGATCGGCTCCCTGACGCTCGCATATCCAACCCTCATGGGAAGTGGATGTTACGGCTCGGGAGAGGAGTTCGCACCGTTCGTCGATCTCGCGAAAATCGGCGCGGTCGTTCTCAAGAGCGTCACGCGGCACCCGCGTCTTGGGAACCCGACGCCGCGATTGGTGCATACGCCGGCCGGGATGCTCAACGCGATCGGGTTGCAGAACCCCG belongs to Candidatus Dormiibacterota bacterium and includes:
- a CDS encoding dihydroorotate dehydrogenase electron transfer subunit yields the protein MTTTASPCGTFDATIIDRRELAANVVLIGFDAPALVAVTRPGQYVMAVPPSGEVASTALGIYEAQGTRGSLLFFVVGKRTTELAGLRPGDSLSLTGPLGNGFDLSSNPRDVAIVAGGVGIASVLLPAQTLLAAGARVRLFYGARNRELLVERERFEREGCEVILATDDGSLGHHGYITQALEGADPPGLILACGPTPMLRAVARVAETLGVRAQLSLEETFACGVGGCWGCVVPLIGTSAQAPSFPPLERGGSDVVYARICKEGPVFWAHELRW